Within Triticum dicoccoides isolate Atlit2015 ecotype Zavitan unplaced genomic scaffold, WEW_v2.0 scaffold43328, whole genome shotgun sequence, the genomic segment AAACTGGCCCAATACTTTGTGCCAGTGTTTAGTTGGTTTAGTGTTGACagccttttgtttttcttttccccGTGTTGTTTGCAGAAGGCTCGCCTCCCAGCTTGAATGATGAGAGGCGTAACAAAGGGAATTCAAAAACAAGGGCTGAAAAGATATTTTCTCCTCCGCGGCAGCCTCGATCCGTCAGGCCTCGACTAACGACACAGCAGTGACGTTGAGTAGTTCTTCTTTCTTACTTTGGATAGCTGTGAAATCATGATGTACTTGTGGCCGATGTAAAGAAGAACCAACATGAATGTTTTCATAGTTTAACCTGATGTATAAACTACAGAAGTTTCAAGTGCTGGAAATGAGGGTGCGCCTGAAGGACATCTGACGGTGAGTACTACTACAGTTTTCCTAAGAATGCAAATTTGCAGTTTTGGCGAATAATGGGAATATTTAGGTTCAAACTGGATTGTTTTTAGATATACCGTTCAGACCATATAGATAGCTACACCTTATGAAGGAAGAAATGTGCACATGGCTAAGTTTTAAGATTAGTTTGCTCTGGCTTTCTGCTTCTCTTTTACTAGGAGATACAGATGGCTTTATGCTTGCCAGCATCGATACGGAAGTATGCTATAATGCTATATAGGTTAACTGTCTTAGTCCATGGATGATATATCATATGTATTGTGGTTTTTGTTGATTCACACGCATAATATATTATGTCCTAAACTGATTTCAGTTTATGAAGTTGAGAGATTCCAAAATAGGCATCTTGTTGCAATGATATCATATGGTAAAAACCGGGAAGCTTTATCCAATATTTTTACATTGTTGCTGTTTAAGCCTGGCACAGTGAGTAGCATCATTCATGTAGTCCTTTTTTCTTTTCGTCGCGTGGAGATTCAGCTAGTGATGCATTGAAATTGTTTACCAGGTGATGAAGTGTAATTGATCGGAAAAATAATAATGCACTGACGTGTGTTTGTGTTTTTCAACATTGGTGCAGACATAACAGGAAGTGAGCAAGGAAGGCTTGATAGGTTTTGTGGCAGTCTGCTGCAGCATATTGTACATTTGAGCACCAGACTATGTAAAAATATATATGTGCTTTGCCGAAATGGAAGGCAAACAAATAGAGATGTGGAGGTTTGTGTATCATTAAATTGTAATTAGGGGTTGGCTTGTGTGTTGCTAATATTGAGTGAGATGCCCTAGTATACTTCCTACTCTTTCCTGAAATTAAATTATTTTTTCATGTTTACTATTATTACATTCTTTTTTCATGTTTCTTGTGTATGCTTGTTACTCTTTTCCGGAATTTTGTTCATGATTATTATTATTACATTCCATGAACAACAAATGCAGGCCAGGTGATAACCTGGAAAATGTAGCATCATATCATTTATTCTTTTTATGCATCACACTGTAAGCACGTGTGAAAAATAAATGTACTTGCTGCATTGTTGGTgtgcatctatctatctatctctggcCGGCCGGCCGTCCGTCCTAATTTTAGTTAGTCAGCCTAACAACCACCggaacacatccatccatccataattAAGCAAGCAAAAGTAGGCTAGCTAAATCTGGTTTCTTTCCTTCTTCCCTCGCCGGCCGGGTAACAGCAAATCGACCGATCGATGCGCGGCCGCCGGAGATGAGCTGCTTCTCATGCTTCAAGCCACAGCAGGCGGACGGCGACGACGAGGGGGAGGACAAGGCACCGGCGGTCGGGCCACTCCCGTCCTCGGGCTCCATCAAGCGGCTGGGCTCCCGGCGAAGAAGcctgcgctcctcctcctccaccaagTCCGGCGGCAGCTTCGCGGCCAGCCGGCAGCCCAGCACGCGGCCCAGCAACATCACCAGCTGCAGCGCGCGCGCCTTCACCTACGACCAGCTCGCCGACGCCACCGGCAACTTCCGCGCCGACTGCCTGCTCGGCGAGGGCGGCTTCGGCCGCGTCTACCGGGGGCGCCTCGACGACGGCCAGCTCGTCGCCGTCAAGCAGCTGGACCTGGACGGCCTGCAGGGCGACCGCGAGTTCGTGGTGGAGGTGCTCATGCTCAGCCTCCTCCACCACCACAACCTCGTCAGCCTCGTCGGCTACTGCTCCCACGGCCACCAGCGGCTGCTCGTCTACGAGTACATGGCCCTCGGCTCCCTCgccgaccacctcctcctcctcgacgacCGCCTCGCCACCGCCACTCCCAgggcgacggcgagggcggcgCTGAGCTGGGAGACGCGGATGCGGGTGGCGCTGGGCGCCGCGAGGGGGCTCGAGTACCTCCACGAGACGGCCAACCCGGCCGTCATCTACCGCGACCTCAAGTCCTCCAACGTCCTCCTCGACGACGCCTTCTGCCCCAAGCTCTCCGACTTCGGCCTCGCCCGCCTCTGCagcacctcctcctccgccgccggccccgGCCCCGCCGAGCGCTCCCCGCGCGTCATGGGCACCTACGGCTACTGCGCGCCCGAGTACATCCGCACCGGCCGCCTCAGCGTCAAGTCCGACGTCTACAGCTTCGGCGTCCTCCTGCTCGAGCTCATCACGGGCCGCAGGGCTGTGGACTCGGCCAGGCCGGCGCCGGAGCAGGTGCTCGTCACATGGGCCGCGCCCATGTTCAAGGACAGCAAGCGCTACCGGGAGCTGGCCGACCCGCTGCTCCGGGGCGACTTCCCCGAGCGCGACCTCAACCAGGCCGTGGCCGTGGCCGCCATGTGCCTGCAGGACCAGGCGTCCGCGAGGCCGTGCATGAGCGACGCCGCCGTCACGCTCTCCTTCCTcgccgaggccgccgccgccagcgccgcgcaGCCGCTACCGTTGCCCCCGCCCCAGCTGCAGGCCGATGAAACCttgcgagaagaagaagaagcctagaTGAGATAGCTTAATTAGCTTGAGCTTAATTAATTCATTATTAGGATGGATGGAGTCGACCGTACCTAATGTGTTGATTGATTTTGGCGCCATTGGTCGTACGTAGTTTTGATGGATCAACTAGATGATACTTGTATGAGTACCTGATGATGAGTTGCATTGGAAAGAGCTAGAGACAAAGTTTGCACATCGATAGTAATCTTTTTTTCAGTGCCACCTGTCATATTAACTTTGATCAGACCGGAATCGAGACATGACGCATTCGTGCTACGGCTAATAGTCGACAGCGGGCCGACGTCTCaaggtggaggaggagggggaaaGATGAGGATATGTGCGATGGCTTGAGGgaaagggaaggaaagggaagggacatCCGCAACATTGAAAGAGAGGGCACAAAGGTTGGTGGAGATTCTCTCTTTTCCCCTACCCATACCGAGTTGCCCTCGCGTGCAGCCGGGAGGGATCCCTTGCCATCACCGtcatcgcccccccccccccttctgcCACTCCACCCCTCCTcacccatgatgacccacaagtataggggatctatcgtggtcctctcgataagtaagagtgtcgaacccaacgaggagcagaaggaaatgataagcagttttcagcaaggtattctctgcaagcactgaaattataggtaacagatagttttgtgataggataatttgtaacgagcaacaagtaacaaaagtaaataaagtgcagcaaggtggcccaatcctttttgtagcaaaggacaagcctgaacaaattcttatatagagaaaagcgctcccgaggacacatggaaattatcgtcaagctaggtttcatcacgatcatatgattcacgttcggtactttgataatttggtatgtgggtggaccggtgcttgggtgctgtccttacttggacaagcatcccacttatgattaacctctattacaagcatccgcagctacaacaaaagtattaaggtaaacctaaccatagcatgaaacatgtggatccaaatcagccccttacgaagcaacgcataaactagggtttaaacttctgtcactctagcaacgcatcatctacttattacttcccaatgccttcctctaggcccaaataatggtgaagtgtcatgtagtcgacgttcacataacaccactagaggagagacaacatacatctcatcaaaatatcgaacgaagaccaaattcacatgactactaatagcaagacttctcccatgtcctcaaaacaaacgtaactactcacgaagcatattcatgtgcataatcagaggggtattaatatgcatataggatctgaacatatgatcttccaccaaataaaccaactagcatcaactacaaggagtaatcaacactactagcaacctacaggtaccaatcccggacttggagacaagaattggatacaagagatgaactagggtttgagaggagatggtgctggtgaagatgttgatggagattgaccccctcccgatgagaggatcgttggtgatgacgatggcgatgatttccccccctcggagggaagtttccccggcagaacagcttcgccagagccctagattggttccggctCATGGCgacggagtctcgtccggaaagatggcttatgattttttttcctcatcgaaagactctatatagcagaagatgggcatcggagggccaccaggggacccacgaggcaggggggcgcgcccaggggtagggcgcgccccccatcctcgtgggcagggtgtggccccctctgaaacttcttgcgctcattattttttatatattctaaaaatgactttcgtgaagtttcaggacttttggagctgtgcagaatatgtctctaatatttgctcattttccagcccagaatcccagctgtcggcattctccctctttatgtaaactttgtaaaataagagagaataggcataagcattgtgacataatgtgtaataacagcccataatgcaataaatatcgatataaaagcatgatgcaaaatggacgtatcaactcccccaagcttagaccccacttgtcctcaagcgaaagccgaaatcgaaaaatatgtccacatgtttagagatagagttgtcgataaaaataaaatacggacatgagggcatcgtgatcattcttagaacaacaacttatataattcttgccatatgatctcttatgctagagtaataattcaatcacaatttcaaatatgaatcgtaaacttcattgaaaactaacaaactataatctcagtcattggagcaattgcaatttatcataacataggaaagagtcaatgtataagagcttttcagcaagtccacatactcaactatcatatagtctttcataattgctgacactcacgcaatacttatggatatggagttttaatcggacacagagaaaagataggggcttatagttttgcctcccaatattttacctcaagggtaatgtcaac encodes:
- the LOC119346574 gene encoding probable serine/threonine-protein kinase PBL25, which gives rise to MSCFSCFKPQQADGDDEGEDKAPAVGPLPSSGSIKRLGSRRRSLRSSSSTKSGGSFAASRQPSTRPSNITSCSARAFTYDQLADATGNFRADCLLGEGGFGRVYRGRLDDGQLVAVKQLDLDGLQGDREFVVEVLMLSLLHHHNLVSLVGYCSHGHQRLLVYEYMALGSLADHLLLLDDRLATATPRATARAALSWETRMRVALGAARGLEYLHETANPAVIYRDLKSSNVLLDDAFCPKLSDFGLARLCSTSSSAAGPGPAERSPRVMGTYGYCAPEYIRTGRLSVKSDVYSFGVLLLELITGRRAVDSARPAPEQVLVTWAAPMFKDSKRYRELADPLLRGDFPERDLNQAVAVAAMCLQDQASARPCMSDAAVTLSFLAEAAAASAAQPLPLPPPQLQADETLREEEEA